The following are encoded in a window of Cyprinus carpio isolate SPL01 chromosome A13, ASM1834038v1, whole genome shotgun sequence genomic DNA:
- the LOC122133953 gene encoding eukaryotic translation initiation factor 3 subunit L-like — MSFPIEDEECDPYSYPTDYDYHTGDPKADLAFERQYEHQQTYHVIPEVIKNFLQYFHKTISDLIDQKVYELQANRVTSESIEQKIYEIQDVYENSWNKLTDRFFKTSPWPEAEAIATLVGNDAVFLILYKELYYRHIYAKVSGGPTLDQRFESYYNYCNLFNYILNADGPAPLELPNQWLWDIIDEFIYQFQSFSQYRCKTAKKSEEEIEFLRSNPKIWNVHSVLNVLHSLVDKSNINGQLEVYTSGGDPESVAGEYGRHSLYKMLGYFSLVGLLRLHSLLGDYYQAIKVLENIELNKKSMYSRVPECQITTYYYVGFAYLMMRRYQDAIRVFANILLYIQRTRNMFQRTTYKYEMINKQNEQMHGLLAIALTMYPMRIDESIHTQLREKYGDKMLRMQKGDLQVFEELFSFACPKFLSPVVPNYDNVNPNYHKEPFQQQLKVFAEEVQQQAQLSTIRSFLKLYTTMPVAKLAGFLDMSEQEFRIQLLVFKHKMKNLVWTSGISALDGEFQSASEVDFYIDKDMIHIADTKVARRYGDFFIRQIHKFEELNRTLKKMPLTGAPSSSTSSTSRAT, encoded by the exons ATGTCTTTCCCGATAGAAGATGAAGAG TGTGACCCTTACAGCTACCCCACTGATTATGACTATCACACCG GTGACCCTAAAGCTGATCTGGCGTTTGAACGTCAGTATGAACACCAGCAGACGTATCATGTGATCCCTGAGGTCATCAAGAACTTCCTGCAGTATTTTCATAAAACCATCTCAGACCTGATCGATCAGAAGGTTTACGAGCTGCAGGCCAACCGCGTGACCAGCGAGAGCATTGAACAGAAGATCTATGAGATCCAGGATGTGTATGAGAACAG CTGGAACAAGCTGACCGATCGCTTCTTTAAGACATCTCCATGGCCGGAGGCAGAAGCCATTGCTACCCTGGTTGGTAACG ATGCGGTTTTCTTGATCCTCTACAAGGAGCTGTACTACAGGCACATCTACGCCAAAGTCAGC GGAGGTCCAACTCTTGACCAGAGGTTTGAGTCCTACTACAATTATTGCAACCTCTTCAACTACATTCTCA ATGCTGATGGACCGGCACCTCTGGAGCTTCCTAACCAGTGGTTATGGGACATCATCGATGAGTTCATTTACCAG TTCCAGTCGTTCAGTCAGTATCGCTGTAAGACGGCCAAGAAATCAGAGGAGGAGATCGAGTTCCTGAGGAGTAATCCCAAGATCTGGAACGTTCACAGCGTGCTGAATGTCCTTCACTCTCTGGTGGACAAGAGCAACATCAACGGTCAGCTGGAGGTGTACACTAGCGGAG GTGACCCAGAGTCAGTGGCTGGAGAGTACGGTCGTCACTCTCTCTACAAGATGTTGGGTTATTTCAGTCTGGTGGGATTGCTGAGGCTTCACTCTCTGCTGGGTGATTACTATCAGGCCATCAAAGTCCTGGAGAACATCGAGCTCAACAAGAAG AGCATGTATTCACGTGTGCCCGAGTGTCAGATCACCACATATTATTATGTGGGTTTTGCGTATCTGATGATGAGACGCTATCAGGATGCCATTCGTGTCTTCGCCAACATTCTGCTGTACATCCAGAGGACCAGAAATATGTTCCAGAGAACCACCTACAAATATGAGATG ATTAATAAACAGAACGAGCAGATGCACGGGTTGCTGGCCATCGCTCTCACCATGTACCCCATGCGCATCGACGAGAGCATCCACACACAGCTGCGCGAGAAATACGGAGACAAGATGCTCCGCATGCAGAAAgg agATCTTCAGGTGTTTGAGGAGTTGTTCAGTTTCGCCTGCCCCAAGTTCCTGTCACCCGTCGTTCCAAACTATGATAACGTTAATCCAAATTACCACAAAGAACCATTCCAGCAGCAGCTCAAGGTGTTTGCAGAGGAAGTGCAGCAGCAGGCGCAGCTCTCCACCATCCGCAG ttTCCTGAAGCTCTACACCACCATGCCTGTGGCCAAACTGGCTGGATTCCTGGACATGTCCGAGCAGGAGTTTCGCATCCAGCTGCTGGTCTTCAAACACAAGATGAAGAACCTGGTGTGGACCAGCGGCATCTCTGCTCTGGATGGAGAGTTTCAGTCTGCCTCTGAGGTCGACTTCTACATcgacaag GATATGATCCATATTGCAGACACCAA